The following coding sequences are from one Lolium rigidum isolate FL_2022 chromosome 6, APGP_CSIRO_Lrig_0.1, whole genome shotgun sequence window:
- the LOC124662824 gene encoding protein SUPPRESSOR OF GENE SILENCING 3 homolog → MATNRRGGGRLPGNGDFAAMAARGRAFSAWGSWIKTPGQAAGRGQRAPVSSSSNASPAIARQAWNRNEGSSCPPWNNSTVPSDRRPTARDNPKPPSQTNSREPERKAVPNYVVTPPLANGWKWRSRPSGPESNKVNVPSSSFDPEIDSSDVEDSSDDDMSDEYDSDASAKSFKTRKMNKWFKSFFEEINSLTVEQVLEPNKQWHCPACKNGPGAIDWFKGLQSLVTHASTKGSRRVKLHRELAALLEDEMSGRGTTMVPSGEQFGKWAGLRGVTDREIVWPPMVIVMNTLLEKDDADKWIGMGNPELLDYFSEYDPTKARHSYGPGGHRGMSVLIFESSAVGYMHAEHLHKHFVSQNTDRDAWQKKMPRFLPGGKRQLYGFLAKKEDMEDFNKHCQGKSRLKYDMRSHNEMVVLQMKQMSEENQQLHLMKNRMVKTEQYKKSVEESFCDLAQKYREIMAEKKVLIDRVGEKHSEHEEEMHSQEKFFFDQIENIQKAMEEKEAEFDELLQEERAKARQCDVDSGTSENCRLRKEQAQRFIDCHVKDVEDFKAERDELIKAHEKKKAELEKELDAALTALMEKHKPDTFQASNS, encoded by the exons ATGGCCACCAatcgccgcggcggcggcaggcTTCCTGGCAACGGCGATTTCGCCGCAATGGCTGCTCGTGGAAGAG CTTTTTCTGCAT GGGGTAGTTGGATCAAGACACCAGGGCAAGCAGCTGGTCGGGGACAAAGGGCACCAGTGAGTTCCTCATCAAATGCTTCACCTGCTATAGCACGGCAAGCTTGGAATCGCAATGAAGGTTCTTCATGTCCTCCGTGGAACAACTCTACTGTACCTTCTGATCGTAGGCCTACTGCCAGAGACAATCCCAAGCCACCATCACAAACAAATTCAAGAGAACCAGAAAGGAAAGCAGTACCAAACTATGTTGTGACTCCACCTCTGGCAAATGGTTGGAAGTGGAGGTCTCGACCATCTGGTCCGGAAAGCAACAAGGTCAATGTTCCCTCATCTAGTTTTGACCCTGAAATTGACAGTTCTGATGTTGAGGATTCGTCAGACGATGATATGAGTGATGAGTATGACTCTGATGCAAGTGCAAAAAGTTTTAAGACCCGGAAAATGAACAAGTGGTTCAAAAGCTTTTTTGAAGAGATCAATTCCTTAACTGTGGAACAAGTACTTGAGCCGAATAAGCAATGGCATTGTCCAGCATGCAAAAACGGTCCTGGGGCAATTGACTGGTTCAAAGGGCTACAATCTTTGGTGACACATGCTAGTACAAAGGGCTCTAGAAGGGTTAAACTCCACAGAGAATTGGCAGCATTGCTAGAAGATGAGATGTCCGGCAGGGGAACTACAATGGTCCCATCTGGCGAGCAGTTTGGGAAATGGGCAGGGTTGAGAGGAGTCACTGATCGTGAGATAGTGTGGCCACCAATGGTTATTGTCATGAACACCTTATTGGAAAAAGATGATGCTGACAAG TGGATAGGCATGGGCAACCCAGAACTACTTGATTATTTCAGTGAATATGATCCAACCAAAGCACGCCATTCCTATGGTCCAGGTGGGCACCGTGGCATGAGTGTGCTAATATTTGAAAGCTCAGCTGTGGGTTATATGCATGCAGAACATCTGCACAAGCACTTCGTAAGTCAAAATACAGACAGGGATGCATGGCAGAAAAAAATGCCTCGATTCTTACCAGGTGGCAAAAGGCAATTATATGGTTTCTTAGCCAAAAAAGAAGATATGGAAGATTTCAATAAGCATTGCCAGG gaaagagTCGTCTAAAATATGATATGAGGTCTCATAATGAGATGGTAGTGCTACAAATGAAACAAATGAGCGAAGAAAATCAGCAGCTGCATTTGATGAAGAACAGGATGGTTAAGACAGAGCAATACAAAAAATCTGTAGAAGAATCGTTTTGTGATTTGGCCCAGAAATATCGAGAGATTATGGCAGAGAAAAAAGTACTCATTGATAGAGTCGGAGAGAAGCACTCAGAGCATGAGGAAGAG ATGCATTCGCaggagaaatttttctttgatCAGATAGAAAACATTCAGAAGGCCATGGAGGAGAAAGAAGCTGAATTTGATGAGTTACTGCAA GAGGAGCGTGCAAAGGCTAGACAATGTGATGTTGATTCTGGGACTAGCGAAAACTGCAGGCTAAG GAAGGAACAAGCACAGCGTTTCATAGATTGCCATGTCAAGGACGTGGAGGACTTCAAGGCTGAAAGAGATGAACTGATAAAAGCgcacgagaagaagaaggcggagCTCGAGAAGGAGCTCGATGCTGCTCTCACGGCGCTGATGGAGAAACACAAGCCAGACACCTTCCAGGCCTCCAACTCGTGA
- the LOC124666685 gene encoding acidic endochitinase-like — protein MASGSLTPFQLTATLFVALLATCHAGSIAVYWGQNDGEASLAETCASGNYEFVILAFLPKFGKGQRPQLDLGSHCDASSGGCKSQSKDIKSCQSGGVKVLLSIGGGDGSYGLSSPGDARQVAMYLWNNYLGGTSSSRPLGDAVLDGIDFDIELGGTKFWNNLASDLKKLGNNIDADKHVLLSAAPQCPFPDEWDGGAINTGLFDYVWVQFYNNPECQFNAGRQAFMDAWKRWESVPAGKIFLGLPASKDAAGTGFVPAGVLTSRVLPLIKGSPKYGGVMLWSKFYDDRTGYSSAIKSHV, from the coding sequence ATGGCAAGCGGATCCCTGACTCCCTTCCAGCTCACTGCCACCCTCTTCGTGGCACTCCTCGCTACGTGCCATGCCGGCAGCATCGCCGTCTACTGGGGCCAGAACGACGGGGAGGCTTCGCTAGCCGAGACGTGCGCCTCCGGAAACTACGAGttcgtcatcctcgctttcctccCCAAGTTCGGCAAAGGCCAGAGGCCGCAGCTGGACCTCGGCAGCCACTGCGACGCATCGTCAGGTGGCTGTAAAAGCCAGAGCAAGGACATCAAGTCGTGCCAGAGCGGCGGCGTCAAGGTCCTGCTCtccatcggcggcggcgacggaagcTACGGACtatcatctcccggtgacgcgcGACAGGTCGCCATGTACCTCTGGAACAACTACCTGGGAGGCACCTCGTCGTCCCGCCCCCTCGGCGACGCCGTGCTCGACGGCATCGACTTCGACATCGAGCTCGGCGGCACCAAGTTCTGGAACAATCTCGCgagtgacctcaagaaattgggcaACAACATCGACGCCGACAAGCACGTGCTGCTAAGCGCGGCGCCGCAGTGCCCGTTCCCTGACGAGTGGGACGGTGGCGCGATCAACACGGGGCTGTTCGATTACGTGTGGGTGCAGTTCTATAACAATCCGGAGTGCCAGTTCAACGCGGGGCGCCAGGCATTCATGGACGCATGGAAGAGGTGGGAGTCGGTGCCGGCGGGGAAGATCTTCCTAGGACTGCCGGCCTCCAAGGACGCGGCGGGCACCGGATTCGTGCCCGCCGGCGTGCTCACGTCGCGCGTGCTGCCGCTTATCAAGGGCTCGCCCAAGTACGGCGGCGTCATGCTGTGGTCCAAGTTCTACGACGACCGCACGGGCTACAGCTCCGCCATCAAGAGCCACGTCTGA